From Deferrisoma camini S3R1, the proteins below share one genomic window:
- a CDS encoding hydantoinase/oxoprolinase family protein, whose amino-acid sequence MTYKIGIDVGGTFTDFLLTEEDGTSHIYKVLSTPKDPSIATIQGIEEMARDRGLTTEEFLGQVSTIVHGTTVTTNATLTYTGAKTGLLTTKGFRDALEMRRGIREEQYNNRFPNARPVVERYLRLPVAERVDYKGDVVEPLDEGSVRAALAEFRNEGVEAVAICFMNAFANPAHERRAAEIVRDELPGAFLSVSTEVVPAIRFYDRVSTTALNAYVGPVLTRYLQSLIRKLEGLRYQGILLIMASNGGVISPEAAMDKPATTLLSGPAGGPVAGLAFVRGQGYEDCITCDMGGTSFDVALVKDGKPLTTTEGSINRLRISLPMLNVVTIGAGGGSIGWIDEGGLLRMGPQSAGADPGPACYGRGGELPTCTDADLVLGYLDPAFFAGGRMPLDLEAARRAIDEHVARKLGYTVEEAAAGMYDVINVSMAAAVREIAVNNGYDPRDFPLVTAGGAGPNHACMIALELGIPVILVPRESSIFCAAGMLRSDLKHDFVRSYPARLDEFDRDRFRALCREMRDEGVRQLAAEGIPEDRVETHVVLDLRYVRQYHEVSVEVPWDEALAADPEAFAARFHPQHDALYGYNLAEKGTPVELINVRVTTVGRTDKPRLAPEPLAGEDPSPAFKRSRSAYLPREKRFADVPVYDGMKLRHGNRIAGPAIIEQVNTTTFVTPEFSVVVDPLGTYTLYLKEREDEILRRVLG is encoded by the coding sequence ATGACGTACAAGATCGGGATCGACGTGGGAGGGACGTTCACCGACTTCCTGCTCACCGAGGAGGACGGGACCAGCCACATCTACAAGGTGCTGTCCACGCCCAAGGACCCGTCCATCGCCACGATCCAGGGGATCGAGGAGATGGCCCGGGACCGGGGGCTCACGACCGAGGAGTTCCTGGGCCAGGTGAGCACCATCGTCCACGGCACCACGGTCACCACCAACGCCACCCTCACCTACACCGGGGCCAAGACCGGGCTCCTCACCACCAAGGGGTTCCGGGACGCCCTGGAGATGCGCCGGGGCATCCGGGAGGAGCAGTACAACAACCGCTTCCCCAACGCCCGGCCCGTGGTGGAGCGGTACCTGCGGCTGCCGGTGGCCGAGCGGGTGGACTACAAGGGGGACGTGGTCGAGCCCCTGGACGAGGGGTCGGTGCGGGCCGCCCTGGCCGAGTTCCGCAACGAGGGGGTCGAGGCGGTGGCGATCTGCTTCATGAACGCGTTCGCCAACCCGGCCCACGAGCGGCGCGCGGCCGAGATCGTGCGCGACGAGCTGCCCGGGGCGTTCCTGTCGGTGTCCACCGAGGTGGTCCCGGCGATCCGGTTCTACGACCGGGTCTCCACCACGGCGCTGAACGCCTACGTGGGCCCGGTGCTCACCCGGTATCTCCAAAGCCTGATCCGCAAGCTGGAGGGCCTTAGGTACCAGGGCATCCTCCTGATCATGGCGTCGAACGGCGGGGTGATCTCCCCCGAGGCGGCCATGGACAAGCCCGCCACCACGCTGCTCTCCGGCCCGGCGGGCGGGCCGGTGGCCGGGCTCGCTTTCGTCCGGGGCCAGGGGTACGAGGACTGCATCACCTGCGACATGGGCGGCACCAGCTTCGACGTGGCCCTGGTCAAGGACGGCAAGCCCCTGACCACCACCGAGGGCTCGATCAACCGGCTTCGGATCAGCCTGCCCATGCTCAACGTGGTGACCATCGGGGCGGGCGGCGGGTCCATCGGCTGGATCGACGAGGGGGGGCTGCTGCGGATGGGGCCCCAGAGCGCCGGCGCCGACCCGGGGCCTGCGTGTTACGGCCGGGGGGGGGAGCTTCCCACCTGTACCGACGCGGACCTGGTGCTGGGCTATCTGGATCCGGCGTTCTTCGCCGGGGGGCGGATGCCCCTGGACCTGGAGGCGGCCCGGCGGGCCATCGACGAGCACGTGGCCCGGAAGCTGGGGTACACGGTGGAGGAGGCGGCCGCGGGCATGTACGACGTGATCAACGTGAGCATGGCCGCGGCCGTACGGGAGATCGCGGTGAACAACGGGTACGACCCGCGCGACTTCCCCCTGGTCACGGCCGGCGGGGCCGGGCCCAACCACGCCTGCATGATCGCCCTGGAGTTGGGGATCCCGGTGATCCTGGTGCCCCGGGAGAGCTCGATCTTCTGCGCGGCCGGCATGCTGCGCTCGGACCTCAAGCACGACTTCGTGCGCAGCTACCCCGCCCGGCTCGACGAGTTCGACCGCGACCGGTTCCGGGCCCTGTGCCGGGAGATGCGCGACGAGGGAGTCCGGCAGCTCGCCGCGGAGGGCATCCCCGAGGACCGGGTGGAGACCCACGTGGTGCTGGACCTGCGCTACGTGCGCCAGTACCACGAGGTGAGCGTGGAGGTGCCGTGGGACGAGGCGTTGGCCGCCGACCCCGAGGCGTTCGCGGCGCGGTTCCACCCCCAGCACGACGCCCTGTACGGGTACAACCTGGCCGAGAAGGGCACCCCGGTGGAGCTGATCAACGTGCGCGTCACCACCGTGGGCCGCACCGACAAGCCCCGGCTGGCCCCCGAGCCCCTGGCCGGGGAGGACCCGTCCCCCGCGTTCAAACGCAGCCGGTCGGCGTACCTGCCCCGGGAAAAGCGGTTCGCCGACGTACCGGTGTACGACGGCATGAAGCTGCGGCACGGCAACCGCATCGCCGGCCCGGCCATCATCGAGCAGGTGAACACCACCACCTTCGTGACCCCCGAGTTCTCGGTGGTGGTGGACCCCCTGGGCACCTACACCCTGTACCTCAAGGAACGGGAAGACGAGATCCTCCGGAGGGTTCTGGGATGA
- a CDS encoding acyl-CoA mutase large subunit family protein, with protein sequence MDVAKYIRDEKDVILDVILPSGIHVKPKYGPEDLEAIGFDYQKDLGEPGQFPFTRNIFPQGYRTREWTTRQYTGFGTPRETNERFKLMISHGQTGLNVAFDLPTQMGLDSDHPMAEGEVGRVGMAVDSLRDFEIAFDGIDLHRVGAGLTINAVASVMLAMYQAVGEKLGFDRTKISATPQNDILKEVIGRGAWIYPLEPAIRLIGDTIEYSIKAMPRTNPVSVCGYHIRESGATPAQEMAYAFLIANAYIDEVVRRGYEPDEFVGRFSFNFNIFGNLWEQVAKFRAGRKVWATNLKEKYKVKNPRNLWLRGLFAGGGSGLTKAEPENNIIRGAYYALAAALSGAQTTALCSFDEAFTIPTPRAALLSLRTCQILMEEVGLRDTVDPLAGSYFVETLTKQMEEKIWEEMEEIESKGGIVECVSNGYVHRKLARQAYEFERALERGEIVKVGVNKYATEEEQEVELHEYNEAWAEEKIRELKELKRSRPADPVLQSLRELERVARSGENVMPALVECCRAYCTVGEMADVFREVFGTFQEPRIF encoded by the coding sequence ATGGACGTTGCGAAGTACATCCGAGACGAAAAGGACGTGATCCTGGACGTGATCCTGCCCTCCGGGATCCACGTGAAGCCCAAGTACGGGCCCGAGGACCTGGAGGCGATCGGGTTCGACTACCAGAAGGACCTGGGGGAGCCCGGGCAGTTCCCGTTCACCCGGAACATCTTCCCCCAGGGGTACCGGACCCGCGAGTGGACGACCCGCCAGTACACGGGGTTCGGCACGCCCAGGGAGACCAACGAGCGGTTCAAGCTGATGATCTCCCACGGCCAGACGGGCCTGAACGTGGCCTTCGATCTGCCCACCCAGATGGGCCTCGACTCGGATCACCCCATGGCCGAGGGCGAGGTGGGCCGGGTGGGCATGGCCGTGGACAGCCTGCGGGACTTCGAGATCGCCTTCGACGGCATCGACCTGCACCGGGTGGGCGCGGGGCTCACGATCAACGCCGTGGCCTCGGTGATGCTGGCCATGTACCAGGCGGTGGGCGAGAAGCTGGGGTTCGACCGCACCAAGATCTCGGCCACCCCCCAGAACGACATCCTCAAGGAGGTGATCGGCCGGGGCGCCTGGATCTACCCCCTGGAGCCGGCGATCCGGCTGATCGGGGACACCATCGAGTACTCGATCAAGGCGATGCCCCGCACCAACCCGGTGAGCGTGTGCGGCTACCACATCCGGGAGTCGGGAGCCACCCCGGCCCAGGAGATGGCCTACGCCTTCCTGATCGCCAACGCCTACATCGACGAGGTGGTGCGGCGGGGGTACGAGCCCGACGAGTTCGTGGGCCGGTTCAGCTTCAACTTCAACATCTTCGGCAACCTCTGGGAGCAGGTCGCAAAGTTCCGGGCGGGGCGGAAGGTGTGGGCCACGAACCTGAAGGAGAAGTACAAGGTCAAGAACCCCCGGAACCTGTGGCTGCGGGGCCTGTTCGCCGGCGGCGGGTCGGGGCTCACCAAGGCCGAGCCCGAGAACAACATCATCCGGGGCGCCTACTACGCCCTCGCCGCCGCCCTGTCGGGGGCCCAGACCACGGCCCTGTGCTCGTTCGACGAGGCGTTCACCATCCCCACGCCCCGGGCCGCACTGCTGAGCCTCCGGACCTGCCAGATCCTGATGGAGGAGGTGGGGCTGCGCGACACGGTGGACCCCCTGGCCGGATCGTACTTCGTCGAGACCCTCACCAAGCAGATGGAGGAGAAGATCTGGGAGGAGATGGAGGAGATCGAGTCCAAGGGCGGGATCGTGGAGTGCGTGAGCAACGGCTACGTGCACCGCAAGCTGGCCCGCCAGGCCTACGAGTTCGAGCGCGCCCTGGAGCGCGGCGAGATCGTGAAGGTGGGGGTGAACAAGTACGCCACCGAGGAGGAGCAGGAGGTCGAGCTCCACGAGTACAACGAGGCCTGGGCCGAGGAGAAGATCCGGGAGCTCAAGGAGCTCAAGCGCTCCCGGCCGGCCGATCCGGTGCTCCAGAGCCTCCGGGAGCTGGAGCGGGTGGCCCGGTCGGGCGAGAACGTGATGCCCGCCCTGGTGGAGTGCTGCCGGGCCTACTGCACCGTGGGCGAGATGGCCGACGTGTTCCGCGAGGTGTTCGGCACCTTCCAGGAGCCGAGGATCTTTTGA